A window of Marispirochaeta aestuarii contains these coding sequences:
- a CDS encoding diguanylate cyclase, translating to MIETLTPIQEQEEMAIMIVDDVPANIQFLGKLLKEEGFKIAPASNGKKALEMIPRVKPDLVLMDVMMPEMDGFEACRLMKESVEMKDIPVIFLSARTETEDVIKGFKLGAADYIQKPFNAEELLVRVRNHIELVRNRRLIIHYMDELGKQNALLQQLAITDGLTGLYNHSHCMDRLQHEAANARRYDNPLTVAMLDLDYFKELNDTHGHPFGDTVLVDVAEIIRSGIREGDVPGRYGGEEFILILPNTSLEGGLVIAERIRSKIESHTWGKQGVKVTISGGLNSLQNGESTSQLVQVADDNLYRAKEAGRNRIMPEQKA from the coding sequence GTGATTGAAACCCTCACGCCCATTCAGGAACAGGAAGAGATGGCCATCATGATTGTGGATGATGTCCCGGCTAATATCCAGTTCCTGGGCAAGCTCCTCAAGGAAGAAGGTTTCAAGATTGCCCCCGCCTCCAATGGAAAAAAGGCTCTGGAGATGATTCCCAGGGTCAAGCCGGATCTTGTCCTGATGGATGTCATGATGCCGGAAATGGACGGATTTGAAGCCTGCAGGCTTATGAAGGAATCCGTTGAAATGAAGGACATCCCGGTTATATTCCTCTCCGCCCGGACAGAAACCGAAGATGTTATCAAGGGTTTCAAGCTGGGAGCTGCTGACTACATCCAGAAACCCTTCAACGCGGAAGAGCTCCTGGTGCGGGTGCGTAACCATATTGAACTGGTTCGTAACCGGCGTTTGATAATCCATTATATGGATGAACTCGGCAAGCAGAATGCCCTGCTGCAGCAGCTTGCCATAACCGACGGGCTGACTGGCCTGTATAACCATTCCCACTGCATGGATCGGCTCCAGCACGAAGCGGCCAATGCCAGGCGTTACGATAATCCCCTTACCGTGGCCATGCTGGACCTTGACTATTTTAAAGAGCTGAATGACACCCATGGCCATCCCTTTGGAGACACGGTTCTGGTGGATGTGGCGGAGATTATTCGTTCCGGTATCCGCGAAGGGGATGTACCGGGCCGCTACGGCGGGGAGGAGTTTATTCTTATTCTCCCCAATACGTCCCTCGAGGGCGGGCTCGTGATTGCCGAGCGTATCCGTTCAAAGATTGAGTCCCATACCTGGGGTAAGCAGGGTGTAAAAGTTACCATCAGCGGCGGGTTGAACTCTCTGCAGAACGGGGAGAGCACCTCACAGCTGGTGCAGGTTGCAGACGATAACCTCTACCGTGCCAAAGAGGCGGGGCGCAACAGGATCATGCCTGAACAGAAGGCTTAA